In one Arachis duranensis cultivar V14167 chromosome 9, aradu.V14167.gnm2.J7QH, whole genome shotgun sequence genomic region, the following are encoded:
- the LOC107466417 gene encoding uncharacterized protein LOC107466417: MFDRHQLDYTVVETTPTGEFSLGSYRVSLRDRTCDYGYFQALHYPCCHAIICYVQSRLDWAIYVDEVYNMSKVFKDYQMSFSPCIPEGLWPPYDGPTVIPKSSMRRAREGQPWSTRICNNMDEADTSQPKRCDLCRQPGHTRRGFPQRGSTMS; encoded by the coding sequence ATGTTCGACAGGCATCAGCTTGACTACACAGTGGTAGAGACTACCCCCACAGGCGAATTCTCGCTGGGTAGCTATCGGGTTTCCCTAAGAGATCGCACCTGTGATTATGGATACTTCCAGGCGCTGCACTACCCCTGTTGCCATGCCATCATATGTTATGTGCAGTCACGACTAGATTGGGCCATTTACGTCGATGAAGTCTACAACATGTCTAAGGTATTTAAGGACTATCAGATGTCCTTTTCACCTTGCATTCCAGAGGGGCTTTGGCCCCCGTATGATGGTCCGACTGTCATTCCCAAATCGAGCATGAGACGAGCAAGAGAGGGACAACCATGGTCCACCCGCATCTGCAACAACATGGACGAAGCTGACACCAGTCAACCGAAGCGGTGTGACCTGTGCAGGCAGCCAGGTCACACACGAAGGGGTTTCCCTCAGCGAGGTTCTACCATGTCATGA
- the LOC107466418 gene encoding uncharacterized protein LOC107466418 produces MATSISSDHKQLDYHVICARIFLLVRDDASVSIKVLQEATDATYGFRPSYRKVWLAKQKAVAQIYGDWKESYGDLPRWILGITSTMDGSVALLKTSPVRVGWKLEYIAYCICTRGGGNAESWSYFITNLRRHVTPQQGILEISDRHNGIKDALESLDSGWRPPHTYRAFCIRHVATNFALTLKRQDARRWLVNAAYAKTEAEFDYWFDIMRTENPAMCDWANRMEYERWTQHKNGGRRYGHMTTNISECVNSILKGTRNIPMTSLVKSTYLWLAELFVVRGQTAEA; encoded by the exons ATGGCCACATCGATATCGAGCGACCACAAGCAGCTTGATTATCATGTCATATGTGCGAGGATCTTTCTATTGGTTAGAGATGATGCGTCGGTGTCGATTAAGGTGTTGCAAGAAGCAACGGATGCGACATATGGTTTCAGGCCCAGTTATCGGAAGGTGTGGTTGGCGAAGCAGAAGGCAGTAGCACAGATCTATGGCGACTGGAAGGAGTCATATGGGGATCTGCCCCGCTGGATCCTTGGGATCACATCCACCATGGATGGTTCTGTTGCTCTGCTGAAGACCTCCCCAGTTAGAGTGG GATGGAAACTCGAATATATTGCCTATTGCATTTGCACTCGTGGAGGGGGAAATGCAGAGTCTTGGTCATACTTTATAACCAATCTTAGAAGACATGTTACTCCACAGCAAGGTATTCTTGAGATTTCTGATAGACACAACGGCATCAAGGATGCACTGGAGTCCCTAGATAGTGGTTGgcgacctccccatacttatCGGGCCTTCTGTATTCGGCATGTTGCTACAAATTTTGCCCTTACTTTAAAAAGGCAGGATGCGAGGAGGTGGCTGGTAAATGCCGCTTATGCAAAGACGGAAGCAGAATTTGACTATTGGTTTGATATAATGAGGACAGAGAACCCGGCCATGTGTGATTGGGCAAACAGGATGGAGTATGAGAGGTGGACACAGCACAAGAATGGGGGGAGACGATATGGTCACATGACGACCAACATTTCTGAGTGTGTGAACTCTATTTTGAAGGGCACAAGAAATATACCAATGACGTCCTTGGTGAAGTCAACCTATCTCTGGCTAGCTGAGTTGTTTGTTGTCCGGGGGCAGACGGCAGAGGCATAG